A single genomic interval of Candidatus Stygibacter australis harbors:
- a CDS encoding UvrD-helicase domain-containing protein: MVADDILDDLNPAQRQVASTTEGPLLVLAGAGTGKTRCIIYRAGYLIASGKVKKENLLIVTFTNKAARELRNRLSETFKLNSTSLWVGTFHSIFGKILRFEAANLPFSSNYVIFDEKDQKNLIKKIIKDMNIDSKKFRPQAVRSVISRQKNNLLKPEQFWEFNEYNPWTKEVLRIYTRYQEYLQAQNALDFDDILMHMAYLLADNETVRLKWQKKFKYIMIDEYQDTNYAQFEIIHHLAKDHQNICVVGDDDQAIYTWRGATIKNILNFENDYTNVTKIRLERNYRSHENILKLANSLIRHNSSRHGKELYTDLVMDEIPHLVALDNEPGEAEYIAELITEFKQKSPYSECAVLYRTNAQSRILEKVLVQKNIPYRIFGGVNFYQRKEIKDILCYLRMIINPDDQESLHRALLLTPGLGKSTFEKIAKAAIDSENTMAYIILSGDYPFLGTRPARLTTEFKTLWLEILDASEKLSIFDLTWLLLQKSGLGKLYGLEKKKDISKKKSFQDPEIQSRYENICELMISAKEFSQEFIRDNDGKPDLAEYLASATLQTDLDTNDDSQDRVNLMTMHNAKGLEFDHVMIVGLEDGVLPHYRSLEEQFMLEEERRLLYVAITRARKTVHITLARWRRMATGVDVTMPSRFIQDFDPDYIDEQRYDPHAYLTPSRPARTKPKTTINVILESEKHFKIGQKIKHVNFGFGRILDVDGKGRDAKLTIKFDDGPVKKVIGSYVDVIKT; the protein is encoded by the coding sequence ATGGTAGCAGACGATATTCTTGATGATCTAAATCCTGCTCAAAGACAGGTTGCCTCCACTACTGAAGGACCACTGCTGGTACTTGCTGGAGCTGGTACAGGAAAAACCCGTTGTATTATCTATCGCGCTGGCTATTTGATCGCCTCCGGTAAGGTAAAAAAAGAGAACCTGCTGATCGTTACTTTTACAAATAAAGCTGCCCGTGAACTGCGTAATCGGTTATCAGAAACCTTTAAACTAAATAGTACCAGTCTCTGGGTAGGCACCTTTCATTCCATATTTGGCAAAATACTCCGCTTTGAAGCTGCTAATCTGCCTTTTTCTTCCAATTATGTTATCTTTGATGAAAAAGATCAAAAGAACCTGATTAAAAAGATCATCAAAGATATGAATATTGACTCCAAAAAATTCCGACCTCAGGCTGTTCGCAGTGTTATTTCCCGCCAGAAGAACAACCTTCTGAAACCAGAGCAGTTCTGGGAGTTCAATGAATATAATCCCTGGACAAAGGAAGTATTGCGCATCTATACTCGTTATCAGGAATATCTCCAAGCCCAGAATGCCCTGGATTTTGATGATATCCTTATGCACATGGCCTATCTTCTGGCAGATAATGAAACTGTCCGGCTTAAATGGCAGAAAAAATTCAAGTATATTATGATCGATGAATATCAGGATACCAATTATGCTCAGTTTGAGATCATTCATCATCTGGCAAAAGATCACCAGAATATCTGTGTAGTTGGTGATGATGATCAGGCTATCTATACCTGGCGTGGTGCCACGATCAAGAATATCCTAAATTTTGAAAATGATTACACAAATGTCACCAAGATCAGACTGGAGCGAAATTACCGTTCACATGAAAATATCCTCAAGCTGGCAAACAGCCTCATCAGGCACAATAGTTCGCGTCATGGCAAAGAGCTTTACACTGACCTTGTCATGGATGAAATTCCTCATCTGGTAGCTTTGGACAATGAACCCGGTGAAGCTGAGTATATCGCTGAACTGATAACTGAATTCAAGCAGAAATCACCTTATTCAGAATGTGCCGTGCTCTATCGCACAAATGCCCAGAGCCGTATTCTGGAAAAGGTACTCGTTCAGAAAAATATCCCCTATCGTATTTTTGGAGGAGTGAATTTCTATCAGCGTAAGGAAATCAAAGACATCCTTTGCTACCTGCGCATGATAATCAATCCCGATGATCAGGAAAGCCTCCATCGAGCACTGCTGCTTACTCCCGGATTAGGCAAATCCACCTTTGAGAAAATCGCAAAAGCTGCTATAGACAGCGAAAATACTATGGCTTATATCATCTTAAGTGGAGATTATCCCTTTCTGGGTACACGCCCGGCAAGACTCACAACAGAATTCAAAACTCTCTGGCTGGAAATTCTTGATGCCAGCGAGAAACTTTCCATTTTTGATCTTACCTGGCTGCTGCTGCAAAAATCTGGCTTAGGCAAGCTATATGGTCTGGAAAAGAAAAAGGATATCTCTAAAAAGAAATCTTTTCAAGACCCCGAAATTCAAAGTCGTTATGAAAATATCTGTGAATTGATGATCTCAGCGAAAGAATTCAGCCAGGAATTTATCAGAGATAATGATGGAAAACCTGATTTGGCGGAATATCTGGCTTCTGCAACTCTTCAGACAGATCTCGATACTAATGATGATTCGCAGGACAGAGTTAATCTGATGACTATGCACAATGCCAAGGGATTGGAATTTGACCATGTGATGATCGTGGGATTGGAAGATGGAGTTTTGCCGCATTATCGCTCTCTGGAAGAACAATTCATGCTGGAAGAAGAACGCAGATTGCTCTATGTAGCTATTACCCGTGCCCGAAAAACCGTGCACATCACGCTTGCACGGTGGCGAAGAATGGCTACTGGGGTGGACGTAACCATGCCCAGCAGATTCATTCAGGATTTTGATCCTGACTATATTGATGAACAAAGGTATGATCCTCATGCCTACCTCACACCTTCCAGACCAGCAAGAACCAAGCCCAAAACGACTATAAATGTTATCCTGGAATCAGAAAAGCATTTTAAGATTGGACAAAAAATCAAACATGTCAATTTTGGATTTGGTAGAATTTTAGACGTTGATGGAAAAGGAAGAGATGCCAAGCTCACCATCAAATTTGATGATGGTCCTGTCAAAAAGGTTATAGGGAGTTATGTAGATGTCATTAAAACTTAG
- a CDS encoding MBL fold metallo-hydrolase: MIINILGSGSGLPDPTRNHSSLLLQSRQTNLLLDCGEPAARTYAGYKFHPEHLDGIVITHFHPDHVAGIYMMIQLFHITKRKKDLVIYLPEREEDFFHSLEMFYLFPDKLPFRLNIKNINRVSEQFEFVQVFENDHLKQYRKFVQEHDLPNTLKSYSILLQGNEQKLLYTSDISNVPKLISQTGSADIYIVDALHPPASQIRELFESDSIVILTHGISIELENLLKTRIYQNVMKADDYQEIKF; encoded by the coding sequence GTGATAATAAATATTCTGGGGAGCGGATCTGGACTGCCTGATCCCACTCGAAATCACAGTAGTCTGCTGTTGCAAAGCAGGCAGACAAATCTGCTGCTGGATTGCGGAGAACCTGCTGCCAGAACTTATGCCGGCTATAAATTTCATCCTGAACATCTTGATGGAATTGTGATAACTCATTTTCATCCAGATCATGTAGCCGGGATATATATGATGATCCAGCTTTTTCATATCACAAAAAGGAAAAAGGATCTCGTGATCTATCTTCCAGAACGAGAAGAGGATTTCTTTCACTCTCTGGAGATGTTTTATCTCTTCCCGGATAAGCTGCCGTTTAGATTAAATATCAAAAATATCAATCGTGTATCTGAACAATTTGAGTTTGTTCAGGTTTTTGAAAATGATCATCTTAAACAATACAGGAAGTTTGTGCAGGAACATGACCTGCCAAATACTCTTAAATCTTATTCCATTCTGCTTCAGGGAAATGAGCAGAAACTGCTTTATACATCTGATATCAGCAATGTCCCAAAGCTAATATCTCAAACAGGATCAGCAGATATTTATATCGTAGATGCCCTGCATCCACCTGCTTCACAAATACGAGAGCTGTTCGAAAGCGATTCGATTGTTATCTTAACGCATGGAATAAGTATTGAACTTGAAAACCTTTTAAAAACCAGAATCTATCAGAATGTAATGAAAGCGGATGATTATCAGGAAATTAAATTTTAA